From Caretta caretta isolate rCarCar2 chromosome 14, rCarCar1.hap1, whole genome shotgun sequence, the proteins below share one genomic window:
- the LOC142068952 gene encoding von Willebrand factor A domain-containing protein 5A-like yields MATDEAAPKVIREQLQYREKELIEELPNDSPPCAVLANFLTAVSNLSSVSVLIRGFVADVGCQLLHRNKELGPVEAVFKFPVDAEAAVDAFQAWLRGACIQAQLQEKRQVHELSRDVLVRRAGDLGGQGDLEAQELHGDALAGGQSSFLLQQEEAGGDMFSCSLGNLSPGEEAMLTLSYTYELLLEHDGAARYVLPTVLHPRYRPTVSLAQAPRWDRELELLVYYTEPHKPSAVLEARLPGAEPGAGGDPDPYYPWAGAQRGIHGVGIWGGLPDGRPGRDDDPAAQSARGGAGPEPAGEFVLLLGRSGSVACLLDGRDLSRQRINSTKETLVLLLKSLPLGCYFNIYGFGSEFESFYPQSVENTQQTKAESLQRLQLLQAHLGGTEILEPLRAIYRSPCRDGHPCQLFVFTDEEAENTQDIIAEVLQSLKWAMQPAVTGISLSWDLPPGMQAELLHWDPEVIFAGQRCLVYAQLRGLPQPPDIPMGGITLQYRIQDQTYKETLQFSLQPQDGDRLPVQRLAAKSLLLELEGAVGTGSEGDGRWAVEASLSLGVVCSLTAYVGVDMERGQLVQGLLVRRDVPLAERAPEESPLLRLVSLQNANVWWNLDPHLAAVLGVSETDARGRIPSVDVTPSIWATVLSMVWLHGQAVGQRDESSCWRPRLWAGLVSLQYPPLISGDRLSECLEAANALLGCSVGPAIFGL; encoded by the exons atgGCTACAGATGAAGCTGCTCCCAAGGTCATCAGAGAGCAGCTCCAGTACAGAgaaaag gagctcattgaGGAGCTTCCCAATGACTCTCCACCCTGTGCCGTCCTCgccaactttctgactgcagTGAGCAACCTCAG CTCAGTGTCGGTGTTGATCCGAGGCTTTGTGGCGGACGTGGGCTGCCAGCTGCTCCACAGGAACAAGGAGCTGGGGCCCGTGGAGGCGGTGTTCAAGTTCCCCGTGGACGCTGAGGCGGCTGTCGATGCCTTCCAGGCCTGGCTGCGGGGGGCCTGCATCCAGGCCCAgctccaggagaagagacag GTGCATGAGCTGTCCAGGGATGTGCTCGTCAGGAGGGCAGGggatcttggggggcagggggatctggag GCACAGGAGCTGCATGGGGATGCGCTGGCCGGGGGGCAGAGCTCgttcctgctgcagcaggaggaggcCGGGGGCGACATGTTCAGCTGCTCTCTGGGGAATTTGTCCCCCGGGGAGGAGGCGATGCTGACCCTGAGCTACACCtatgagctgctgctggagcatgATGGGGCCGCCCGCTACGTGCTGCCAACTGTGCTGCACCCTCGCTACAGGCCCACG GTGTCGCTGGCCCAGGCCCCCCGGTGGGACAGGGAGTTGGAGCTGCTGGTGTATTACACGGAGCCACACAAACCCAGCGCGGTGCTGGAGGCCCGGCTGCCCGGAGCCGAGCCAGGTGCGGGAGGGGATCCTGACCCCTACTACCCCTGGGCGGGGGCGCAGAGGGGGATCcatggggtggggatctggggagG GCTCCCTGATGGGCGACCCGGCCGTGATGatgaccctgctgcccagagtgccCGAGGCGGTGCCGGCCCAGAGCCAGCCGGGGAGTTCGTCCTCCTGCTGGGCCGCTCCGGCAGCGTGGCCTGCCTCCTGGACGGCAGAGACCTCTCCCGACAGCGCATCAACAGCACCAAG gAGACCCTGGTCCTCCTGTTGAAGAGTTTGCCCCTGGGCTGTTATTTCAACATCTATGGCTTTGGGTCTGAGTTCGAGTCCTTCTACCC GCAGAGCGTGGAGAATACCCAGCAGACCAAGGCCGAGTCCCTGCAGCgcctccagctgctccaggctCACCTGGGGGGCACCGAGATCTTGGAGCCGCTACGAGCCATTTACCGCAGCCCCTGCCGGGACGGGCACCCATGCCAG CTGTTCGTGTTTACGGACGAGGAGGCAGAGAACACCCAGGACATCATTGCAGAG GTGCTGCAGTCTCTGAAGTGGGCCATGCAGCCAGCGGTGACTGGGATCTCACTGAGCTGGGATCTGCCCCCTGGGATGCAGGCCGAGCTGCTGCACTGGGACCCTGAGGTGATCTTTGCTGGGCAGCGGTGCCTTGTCTACGCCCAGCTCCGCGGGTTGCCCCAG CCCCCAGACATTCCCATGGGGGGCATCACCCTGCAGTACCGCATCCAGGACCAGACCTACAAGGAGACGCTGCAGTTCTCTCTGCAGCCACAGGATGGAGACAG GCTGCCCGTTCAGCGGCTGGCTGCCAAgtcgctgctgctggagctggagggggccGTGGGCACGGGGTCGGAGGGGGACGGGCGCTGGGCAGTGGAGGCCAGCCTGAGCTTGGGGGTCGTCTGCTCCCTCACGGCCTACGTGGGGGTGGACATGGAGCGGGGGCAGCTGGTGCAGGGGCTGCTGGTGAGACGGGATGTCCCGCTGGCAG AGCGGGCACCGGAGGAGTCTCCCTTGCTGAGGCTGGTGTCTCTGCAAAATGCCAACGTCTGGTGGAACCTGGACCCCCATCTGGCTGCTGTGCTGGGGGTGAGCGAGACCGACGCCAGGGGGAGGATACCCAGTGTG GACGTGACCCCCAGCATCTGGGCCACAGTGCTGTCCATGGTCTGGCTGCACGGCCAGGCCGTGGGGCAGCGTGACGAGTCGAGCTGCTGGAGGCCAAGGCTGTGGGCTGG GCTGGTGTCTCTCCAGTACCCCCCTCTCATTTCAGGGGACCGGCTGAGCGAGTGCCTGGAAGCCGCCAatgccctgctgggctgcagcgtTGGCCCTGCCATCTTCGGGCTCTGA